In the Labrys wisconsinensis genome, one interval contains:
- a CDS encoding branched-chain amino acid ABC transporter permease, with protein MSFFLETLVGGLLAGVMYALVAIGFVLIYKASGVFNFAQGSMVLCAALVFVTFREKGVDGPLAFLITLAIMVALAIAIERVVLRPLVNRPQITLFMATLGLSFVIEGMAQFLMGASVHELDLGILDLPMEVGPIQVSQFDLVAAGAAGALVIALSLLFSRTRIGISLRAIADDPKAALSIGIRLQSLWAIAWAIAGFVSLVAGLLWGARQGVQFSLTLVVLKALPVLIIGGFTSISGAIVGGLIVGAADSLAEIYVGPLLGGSVSTWFVYVLAVAFLLVRPAGLFGEHSIERV; from the coding sequence TTGAGCTTCTTCCTGGAAACGCTGGTCGGCGGCCTCCTCGCCGGCGTGATGTACGCGCTGGTCGCGATCGGCTTCGTGCTGATCTACAAGGCGTCCGGGGTCTTCAACTTCGCCCAGGGCTCGATGGTGCTCTGCGCGGCCCTCGTCTTCGTGACCTTCCGCGAGAAGGGCGTCGACGGGCCGCTGGCCTTCCTCATCACCCTTGCCATCATGGTGGCGCTCGCCATCGCGATCGAGCGCGTGGTCCTGCGGCCGCTGGTCAACCGGCCGCAGATCACCCTGTTCATGGCGACTCTCGGCCTCAGCTTCGTCATCGAGGGCATGGCCCAGTTCCTGATGGGCGCGAGCGTCCACGAGCTCGACCTCGGCATCCTCGACCTGCCGATGGAGGTCGGGCCGATCCAGGTCAGCCAGTTCGACCTCGTCGCGGCGGGGGCGGCGGGGGCGCTCGTCATCGCGCTGTCCCTGCTGTTCAGCCGGACCAGGATCGGCATCTCGCTGCGCGCCATCGCCGACGACCCCAAGGCGGCGCTGTCGATCGGCATCCGCCTGCAATCCCTGTGGGCGATCGCCTGGGCCATTGCCGGCTTCGTCTCCCTGGTCGCCGGCCTGCTCTGGGGGGCGCGGCAGGGCGTGCAGTTCTCCCTGACCCTCGTGGTGCTGAAGGCGCTGCCGGTCCTGATCATCGGCGGCTTCACCTCGATATCGGGCGCCATCGTCGGCGGCCTGATCGTCGGGGCGGCCGACAGCCTGGCCGAGATCTATGTCGGACCGCTGCTCGGCGGCAGCGTCTCGACCTGGTTCGTCTACGTGCTCGCCGTGGCCTTCCTCCTCGTCCGCCCCGCCGGCCTGTTCGGCGAGCACAGCATCGAAAGAGTGTGA
- a CDS encoding ABC transporter ATP-binding protein produces MAGPLLQLRDVSLAFRGVQALTGLSFDVAEGEICALIGPNGAGKSSLLNVINGVYRADAGEIVFDGRRFEAISPFKAAHLGIGRTFQHNALFKRLTVLDNVLAGLGRHSRTTLFENAFHIGRDAAEERAFRARAERIIAFLDLTPYAGAVVSTLPYGTQKRVDLARALVGEPRLLLLDEPMAGMNQEEKQEMAGFVAEVNASFGTTIVLIEHDVGIVMGLAGHVVVLDYGRKVADGAPEAVRSNPDVIAAYLGTVH; encoded by the coding sequence ATGGCCGGTCCCCTCCTCCAGCTCCGGGACGTCTCGCTCGCCTTCAGGGGCGTCCAGGCGCTGACCGGCCTCAGCTTCGATGTCGCCGAAGGCGAGATCTGCGCCCTGATCGGCCCGAACGGCGCCGGCAAGAGCTCACTGCTCAACGTCATCAACGGCGTCTACCGGGCCGATGCCGGCGAGATCGTCTTCGACGGCCGGCGGTTCGAGGCGATCTCGCCGTTCAAGGCGGCGCATCTGGGCATCGGCCGCACCTTCCAGCACAACGCCCTGTTCAAGCGCCTGACCGTGCTCGACAACGTCCTCGCCGGCCTCGGCCGGCACAGCCGCACCACCCTGTTCGAGAACGCCTTCCATATCGGCCGCGATGCGGCCGAGGAACGGGCGTTCCGGGCCCGCGCCGAACGGATCATCGCCTTCCTCGACCTCACGCCGTATGCCGGCGCCGTCGTCTCCACCCTGCCCTACGGCACGCAGAAGCGGGTCGATCTTGCCCGCGCCCTGGTCGGCGAGCCGCGGCTGCTGCTGCTCGACGAGCCGATGGCCGGGATGAACCAGGAGGAGAAGCAGGAGATGGCCGGCTTCGTCGCCGAGGTGAACGCCAGCTTCGGCACCACCATCGTGCTGATCGAGCACGATGTCGGCATCGTCATGGGCCTCGCCGGCCATGTCGTCGTCCTCGACTACGGCCGCAAGGTCGCCGACGGCGCGCCGGAGGCGGTGCGCAGCAACCCGGACGTGATCGCCGCCTATCTCGGCACCGTGCATTGA
- a CDS encoding LLM class flavin-dependent oxidoreductase yields MTRQIRFNAFDMNCVGHQSPGLWAHPRDRSWQYKDLEYWTDLAKTLERGIFDGIFIADVIGYYDVYKQSNYHAIHQAAQIPVNDPLQLAAPIALATEHLGIGITASTSFEHPYTFARRLSTADHHTKGRVGWNIVTSYLESGAKNIGQGGLRRHDNRYEVAAEYVEVLYKLFEGSWEEGAVVRDRARRIFTDPGKVHEIGHKGKFFDVPGYHLCEPSPQRTPVLYQAGASGPGKAFAAGHAECIFVAAPTQPVLKSYVADVRRQAVAAGRSAGDVLIYNLITIIVDETDEKAQAKFREYQQYASYDGALVFMSGWSGIDFGQYAPTDLVKKVETNAIHSVVEHLAGGEKSWTIEELALWGGIGGLGPVFVGSPATIADILQQWVEETDVDGFNLAYAVTPESFEDVVNHLVPELQKRGAYPTGYKPGTLREKLFGRGDHLPKTHPADQYRDIEAVKRAEAEARQAGGRRLEAVGA; encoded by the coding sequence ATGACCCGCCAGATCCGCTTCAACGCCTTCGACATGAACTGCGTCGGTCACCAGTCGCCCGGCCTGTGGGCGCATCCGCGCGACCGCTCCTGGCAGTACAAGGACCTGGAATACTGGACCGACCTGGCGAAGACCCTGGAGCGCGGCATCTTCGACGGCATCTTCATCGCCGACGTCATCGGCTATTACGACGTCTACAAGCAGAGCAACTACCACGCGATCCACCAGGCCGCGCAGATCCCGGTCAACGATCCCCTGCAGCTCGCCGCGCCCATCGCCCTGGCCACCGAGCATCTGGGCATCGGCATCACCGCTTCCACCTCGTTCGAGCACCCCTACACCTTCGCCCGCCGCCTCTCGACCGCCGACCATCACACCAAGGGGCGCGTCGGCTGGAACATCGTCACCTCCTATCTCGAGAGCGGCGCCAAGAACATCGGCCAGGGCGGCCTGCGCCGGCACGACAACCGCTACGAGGTCGCGGCCGAATATGTCGAGGTGCTCTACAAGCTGTTCGAAGGCAGCTGGGAGGAGGGCGCGGTGGTGCGCGACCGCGCGCGGCGCATCTTCACCGACCCCGGCAAGGTCCACGAGATCGGCCACAAGGGCAAATTCTTCGACGTGCCGGGCTATCACCTCTGCGAGCCTTCGCCGCAGCGCACGCCGGTGCTCTACCAGGCCGGCGCCTCCGGCCCCGGCAAGGCCTTCGCCGCCGGCCATGCCGAATGCATCTTCGTCGCCGCGCCGACCCAGCCGGTGCTGAAGTCCTATGTCGCCGATGTCCGCCGCCAGGCCGTGGCCGCCGGGCGCAGCGCCGGCGACGTCCTGATCTACAACCTCATCACCATCATCGTCGACGAGACCGACGAGAAGGCGCAGGCCAAGTTCAGGGAGTACCAGCAATACGCCTCCTATGACGGAGCGCTGGTGTTCATGTCCGGCTGGAGCGGCATCGATTTCGGCCAGTATGCGCCGACCGACCTGGTCAAGAAGGTCGAGACCAACGCCATCCATTCGGTGGTTGAGCATCTCGCCGGCGGCGAGAAGTCCTGGACCATCGAGGAGCTGGCGCTGTGGGGCGGCATCGGCGGCCTCGGCCCGGTCTTCGTCGGCTCGCCCGCAACCATCGCCGACATCCTGCAGCAATGGGTCGAGGAGACCGATGTCGACGGCTTCAACCTCGCCTATGCCGTGACCCCCGAGAGCTTCGAGGACGTGGTCAACCACCTCGTCCCCGAGCTGCAGAAGCGCGGCGCCTATCCCACCGGCTACAAGCCGGGCACGCTGCGCGAAAAGCTGTTCGGCCGCGGCGACCATCTACCGAAGACCCACCCGGCCGACCAGTATCGCGACATCGAGGCGGTGAAGCGGGCCGAGGCCGAGGCGCGGCAGGCCGGCGGCCGCCGCCTGGAAGCGGTCGGGGCGTAA